DNA from Xiphophorus maculatus strain JP 163 A chromosome 6, X_maculatus-5.0-male, whole genome shotgun sequence:
AGGCACCGGTTGTTGAAAGACACAGACAAAAATCAACTGCACAAAAATGCTGTAGCTGCTTCTCCACATTTCCTCTAGTCACACTATGTTTTAATACTTACAAAATTTATTGTATTATGGAGATTTATTACAAAGGTTTTTGTTCACTTCTAGGTTTTTTGCTGTGGTGGTCTCTAACTGACAGGAACACAAGCACTATTTGTTATCTTTTGGTCCAATAAGTCCATCTGGTTTTGATTTGGCTCCTTGTAATCTCCCCCAGAGATGTGGATGGAGGGGACTTACAGGCAAAGCAGAGTGGTGGAGGggcagatctttttttttttttctcctcttaaaTTGGATTTCTCACCATTCCAAAGTGGGCCTTGGACCTGAGGAAGGAGCAATAGCTGGCACTTAGCTTTGAACCCTTGGGCttagcagaaagaaaagagcagGAACAAAAGGAGAGGGAAAATTCCTCTGGATAAATCAGTATCACCTGTTTTGCTCCACAATCAGCATGTTCTGAGTCAGATTCTCTTTGCCGTTATTTGTTTATACAGGAATAAGTGAACTCTCTCTGaaccatcataaacatgaaaGCTTTGGTTTCTGATGAATTAAATGATGTGTGAAACAGATGAATCCTAGACTAAACAAACAGTTACAGGTTGGAAATGTTTGTGGAAAGATTTAGAAATTTCTCCTCCCAGtgttatattaacattttgtcataacTGTTTGTTTGCAATACCCGTACACAACAGCAGGAGTCAGTAGATCAGTATAAACTTTGTCAGGGTTTGCAGTACATCACTTAATTCTTGTAATTATCTGCAgttgttttgaatctgtttgtAACAGAGTGGAACCagtattatttaataaattttagctttcataggatttttaaacttttattttactagtCGTATTTATTCACGCATTAAATTTGACTGTTTGTATCTCAACTGCTTGCGTCAGgccattaaaaataatttgaagtacAATAGGACTTCTACAAACTCTTTGACAACATGTAATTTCTTACATCTTCAATGCAAAATAACAAAGAAGAAGCAGGAACTCAACAGATTTCCATCAAAGCAAGACATTACTTATTTGCAGCACAAATACTTCAAAACAAGGAAAGTTGGTAACTTCCAGTTTTATCCCATTTGAAAAGGTTTATGGGGAGGAACGCCTTCTGAATTAGTTTTTCTATGAAGAGAATGTAGCTCCCTATGATCTCCAGGTCAAgttagtaaaaataaagtttatttcatagtaagacaacagaaaacaagGTAGGCCTTTTCGCGTGAAACCTTAGGTATAATTCAAACTTGACTAAACATCGACAGGAAGTTATAAGAATGattattcataatttaatgaaaaaaacctGGGTGGTTTTGGacaaatatagaatataagtCAAAAAGTTCTAATCAGACTCAATCTGAttataatatactgtatattgaaTTATATACATCATCCTAATATATGTAAATTAAACCAGTATTCCCATATCTGGGCCCCACGGCGGTATATAGCAGCCTAGTTTTTGTCAGATTGCCCAAGGGCAGCTATAGTTACAATCAAGTAGTTGGccaccatcagcatgtgaagggatgtgtgtgtgtgtgtgtgtgtgtgcgtgtgtgtgtgtgcgtgtgtgcgtgtgtgtgtgtgtgtgtgtgtgtgtgtgtgtgtgtgtgtgtgtgtgtgtgtgtgtgtgtgtgtgtgtgcgtgtgtgtgtgtgtgtgggtgtgaatGACGGGGTGTAGTGTGAAGTGTTTTGGTGCCGTCTCGACTTGATAAAATATACTAGAACAGGccatttattgtttataaacGTCAGGTCAATTTTGAATTGTGACAAATTGTCCAAATCTGCAATATAGATTAAGCtcatgacaaaaatgtattttgtctgGCAATATtatcttcaaaaaataaaagaaggaaaaacaaactgtttaaaatggtttgtttaatGGGATTGTGCACACTTACAATTACATGCTGACTTTGTTAACACTCAGTGACGACATCTTTAATTTACAAGCACATAGCGCTCTGACAATCATTAAAACATTCATCAAGGTAAACTAAAACTACATAAATGTTCTATGAATGAGTAGtggattatttttagtttgtgaGCCTTCACAGAAggcatttcaaatgttttggggggttttcatACATAAATCTACAAAAGCATTGGTGCAACCAAAAAGACTCCAGAGGCAGGCTAGCCAGATAGTAAagaactgttaaaaaataaaaaataaaagtaaaagaaaaagaaattttgaCTGTGTGGGTCACATTTAGACTTTAAAAGTGGGCAAAACACAAAGCTAGTCatgcaataaaaactaaactagtAAATTAAGGTGGTAAGACATAAACTGTGTTTGCTGAAGTACGTTTTCTAAAGTTACATGTTTGTTCAGAAATCAGACATGGAAGACATGAAGAGACTTGACCATACAATCTGTCCACCAAACAAGATTGGTGAATTAtcgtttaaataaataatattataaaGTGCAGGTACTACATATTCTGACAGCGGACATACAAATATCACCACAAtcagtacatttttaatttaagggcCACATTCTTTTATTCTAAAATCATATCTACAGACTAAAAGGAATATTTATGATTTAGGTAAGTTTACAGTTATTACTTTTATACACAGCACACTACACATTTAAGGTTTGTAAAAAGAAAGCCTCTAAGTAAAAACTATCTTTTAATGCTATATCGTAGTCTCACAGTAAACTATTTGAGCTTTTCTTTTGTCGTGTCCTGATTTATGAAGATCAACACACATTGGCTTTACGTAAATGGAATGCTCACTTGTCTTGTCTATTTTGAATAGTGGCTCAGAAAAAAAGCACCTCCTTGTTGCATATATCGTTTGGGAAAGATGAAGTCAGggatttcttatttaaaatgtccatcaAGTCCTTCATCACTTGATTGGAAAAGGGTAGGataaaattttgagaaatactttagttaccttttatttctttgaattgttgaaaatattaatgaatattgCATTAGTTGTTGTGCTTAAAtccttttttatgtattttttcccccattgaACAACTATATTCATAGAAAAGGCTAGATTATTCTAAAAGGTTTAATATGAccaacatactgtacatctgcCTTACTTCCATGGTATGTTCTTTCTAATTTTGATGAGTAGCAACAAGAGAGATCCCtcactttgtcacattacatcCAGACCACAGGAAACATGATGTTTTGGATTACTATTTAAAGTCTCCTCTATACTGTGATCaacctaaaaaaatatatcagtgtATAAATATCAATATACTCAAGTATAAGTTGTACTGTAACAATTTGGTTACGTCCACAAGATGTACTTTGATTACAGGTCAGGTTTTCCTAATATTTGTCATGTGAAATTATGCTATAGCAACAAAAGATGTACTTTTCTCAGACATACTTTTAGGATTGCTATGTTGAGAAAGGAGTTAAAAATAGATGTGCACTGTTATGCAGTAACAGCAATAGACCTTTTCTTAGCATGTCTAagtcttttgcaaaaaaaaagaaagccacacaaaacatttttgccacATTTTAGCTAGATATAAACCAAAGTAAGTAGTATTTGAAAGTGAAGCCTCAAGCTAGTCATGCACTTCTAATGTAAGCAAAGATGGCACGCAAATCAGTCTCAAGTATATAATACATAATGGTTCATCAGATACTTATAGCACCATTTTTTAGATACTAAAATAAGGACAGAAAGTAGTCAAATTCAGGAACTACATCCCTATGGCAGATCCCTGACAACattttagaaatgaataaaCGTTGTGGACTTTGCATAAGCTGCAGGACGGGAGTGTTTCCACAAATATCTATTTGAATAAACAAGAAAGGATAATGCGTGGCTTTACAAATTAGTAATGTGAAGAAACTAAACCAGGTGAGAGTACATTTCACATTCTTAGAACATACGGGATCACACGTAACCTGAAAATCAATCCACATCTCAGGTGCTACAGTTGGATTTAGAGAAGTCTAGAAGATTTCACTGACAAAAAGGGTTGGTCCAAGTTGCCACATCAGGAGCCATCTCGTTCTTGTCCAGATCTAAAAAGAACCATTGAGAAGGTTAGTTTCCGGAGGTCTAgtaatgtcagaataaaatttaagaaatgCTTCCCCCTtgtggatagatggatggatggatcactTTCAACTTTACCTTATATATCAATCAGGGGTACGCATGATGATCTGCGTGATCTGCacatatttttctgtcaaaaaattaagaaaatcgtgtaaaaaatattttataaatattaagcaGCATCAAAGTGCAATATAAACACTTATTATAGAATTTGCTATGTCTCtgtctttttgtctgtctgttaTACATATACATGTACgcattccacatttttaaatatcatttaatatttattctttttttactaATCCATTTGTAAGATAATGATAAAAGTAATCTAATTTTGACGTAATCACCCGACACTCTCCatcttaaaaatacatataaagtTAAATCATAAGTCTTTCATAAGATTTGGAAGAACTAAGGATAATTCATGATCCACAGTtggttttcaatcatttttctCTACCTTTGTATAAAGACGATGATGTAGAACAGAGTCGGATAGCCATGGATGCCTTAATGCCTCACAAGCTCCCATCCTCCAGCTGACGACAAATGTAAGACAAAAATacgtttcacattttaaaattcccACCAGATATTAAAAATTCCAGATCATACAGAGACACAATGCACTTACGTTTTATTTATAACAAGGAGCCTAGTGATAAAGTCTTTTGCTTCCACTGAAGTATCTGCAAACTCCTGTTCCTCAAAGTTCCACCGAACAGCCAAGATGTTGTTTAAAGTCTGATTGTCATCATCGCCAAGGAAGGGACACAAACCGCTCAGGCTAGCATTTAAAGAGAAGGAAGATTTACCGATGATTTGAGCACAGCTGAGCATGAATTTTCGTCTTTACTTACAGCATGTAAGTTATGACACCAAGGCTCCACATGTCTGTGTTGAACGACACAAAATCGTAGTTGACGACCTCAGGAGCTAGAAACTCTGGAGTTCCAAAATTCACCTTTAATTTCTCTCGTGGTTTATATCTGAAACAGGACATGATTTTTCAATCCGGGgacattttgcattttcaaaatacCAATGAAACATTTAGTAAATCAGAAATAGGAACTTACATCCTAGCGAGGCCAAAATCAATTATCTTAATCTTGTTGGTCACTCTGCtcacacacaaaatgttttctggctTGAAAGatcaggaaaagtaaaaaaaaaaaaaagacctttaaaTTACTTCCAGTAAATAAAACTATGCCAAAGACCTTTTTCTATTAGTTATTGATTTTAGCTAGACCAAGGACCAGTCATCGTTTAAAGAGCCATTTCTGaccccatttaaaaaaatagaatttatatagagcagcagaaaacacttttgatttgacataaaaaaagacaaagtaaaatgttttattttgaaatctaagaaaatttaatttaggtCTGTTTATACTTTCAGATTTTAGGACAAACTTAATGAACAAACTTTTGAAAGGATTAAAATCTTAGCATTTTGTAGAATGAGTCCAGCTGAGAGAGCCTTTTGCTGTAGTctatataaaattattatttacataatttaaagttaagaaacattaaattacttttcaaaGCTTTGTACAATTAAGGACCTTTGTAGATATTCTACGGAAATactgcataaaaacaaagagaaccGCTTAAACCACCCTTATTTATTgcctttattattaaaaacatttcttatttggGTTTGTAAATGCCACAGAGTGGGGGCCAAAAAGCCATATCTGACTGTGGAGCCACAGGTTGAAGAGCCATGAGCTagacatttgattttaaatatcttcttaattaaagtaaataaatgatgtgcatattttataaattcaaaTGTAGTGACCCAGTGTAACTTTGCCAAAAAACTTGAATAACATTGATAATGCAGTGCAATCTTTACTATTATAAGGTAGCAGAACTTTTCCATAACAACATCTGTTTCTCAAAGTTTATGCAGAGATTCCTCACCtatattgtttgtgtttatctttGTTACCTTTAAGTCTAGATGCAGTATCGACATTTTGTGCATATGCTGAAGGCCCTCGCAGATCTGTCGGATGAACACCACAGCATCCAACTCCATCAAAGTGTAGTTTTCATCAATAATCCTGTCAAAGAGTTCTCCTCCACCAACACTGATAGTAAagacaaatgcaaaaacaaattacatatacaacaaaaagtgtaagcattttgctttaaaaaaaaacctcaaagcaACCTATagtaaatttaattaataatcatattaaaaatttaaatattgagTTGGTATGTCCTCTTAATACACATTACATACATGTACTggaattctaaaaaaaaaaaaaaggtatcaTACTATTCAAGTACAAGGATGATGTCATTCCTTGACTCATAAGCTGCATAGAGCTGGATCAGGTTGGCATGGTCCAGATTATTCATGACCTGGATCTCATTCTTCACCACGTCCTACCGAAAACACAGGCACAGAAAGATGCAGAGGCAGACAGGAAGACGCACAGATGCAGGACACAAACAGatacacaaacataaaatgagAGGTGTCAGCTGTTCTCTGCGATCGGAGACTAGGTCTGGTCTAGGTCAGTTATTTTCTCACTGTGGTGAGAAGTATTCCCTTTGCCTCTGTTCCAGGAGAGGCCTAACAACATTCTAGTAAGTACTAAAAACTGTAACGGCCCCctggttttttttatatcacacGTGGCTTAGTTCTCATGGTAGGAGTTAAAATAGACTTGCTCAGCGTCATGGCAACGTGTCTCAGGTGTCGTACCTTTTCTTTCTGGCTTCGAGCTTTAATGACTTTCGCTGCCAAAGTGAGACCTGAGGAGTTTTCTACACATTTGTGCACCTGACCGAACCGGCCCCTGTAGGAAGAGTGGGAGAAAGAACAATTGGCTTCCTGTTGCTGCACAGACAGCCAGTTGTTCTAGCCATGCAAATTATGCATTGCAGCAGTAAAGAATCACTTAATAATGGGACATTGACAGTGGAGTGCATCTTTCCCATGAGAAATCAAGAATTGATCTTTCCTTCTGGAAAGTGTTGCGGTTAATCTGCTATTTTATTCAATCTGAGCCAGGCCGCGCCTCTTCTTTGAAGGCCTGGATTAACACCTAGTGATTAGCTACCAGCTGGCGCTGTGGATCCAGTATCACATACCAGTCAGTCTTCGTGTAAAAATAACTGCCATGACTCTGGAGTTATGAACCATtgaggagaggaagagaaagggtggaggaagaggaggacaatTACACAATGGGCCCTAAATCTGGAATTGAtctttttatggtttttgttcaGCACTAATGCAAGATTTTTAcctatttatttttggtaagtAGAAAAGAGGAGCAGCACTCACCCGCCTAGGACCTCTTGCCAGTTGATTGTGTAAAAGTTTCTGATCTGGTTTGGCTTAGCAGACACAATGCGATGATTAAAAGGAGCTGCCGGAGGAGGAGTGGTATCTAAAAAAGGCCGGGGAGACAAtcaaaaagatatatattttttctaagtTATAAATAAGGTGTAACATACATGTCTCACTAATAATCAGCTGCTGTTGACTTTTTAAAGTATGCATGCAACCATTGTTGCACTGCCATATCATGTACAAATTTCttgtaataaataattacagatAGAGTTGTTGTCTGTGTATTGTTTATGAAAGCAGACAGCTTGAATTCAAGTCTCAGGTTCCAGACTGTGCTCTTCTCTGAATTTCCGTTTGTTGAACTGTAGAATCCAGATCAAGTGTGCTGGGAATCTCAGTGAAGAATCATTATTGCATTAATACATCCTAAATTTTAACCCAAAAAGTatataatcagattaaaaagataaatattacattttactggataaaagagaaaaatatatattacataaTCTACTGCATTCAGATAGATGCATAGTAAATCCCAGACATTTACTACTGTATTATTTACTTCCAGAACCTTTAGAGATGCATGTCTAAATGTGTCTTTGGaagtttgttttcctcttttttaagttgttatttattattattctattccTGTTGTAAAGCTATTAACctttataaaagtttattttaagataGCATTTAACCTTTATTCCAGAGGATAATAATGATTTATGAGTCAGAAATGAATGCTCctgatcatttttgtttttttctattattttatttagcgcAAGATTCACATCTTGGTCATGTTGATATGCTTTCAGTTTTCACTTGAGGACCACCTAACTCTCTTGATCACTTGTGTAACTCTGAAGTGGTTGATTCAATTTTATTCATATCTTGTTTATtgacatatttaatatttttgaaatcaaatgataatgacacattttcccTTGCTTTAGTCTCGTTTCCACTTCCTCAGAGCTCAGTTTTACACTGCAAGTAGACTTCTACATCAATAGTACAGTTACTGTAAGCAAAATAAATAGTGtgcaaagtgttttatttatcaaagcTTTACAAACAATATATGTCCTAACTTTCAGGATAATGAAGAGAAAGTTCTAGTCATCAGTCTCATTAGCACCAGCCTTCACTGGCATTGTCCTGCTATTTAAGAAGACGGACATGACTCACCGATGAAGAACCGCTCACTTTGATCGTCATCTGTCGTTTTTTCATCAGCATTCTCCAGTTTTCCCTTCTCCAACTTTTCTTTAAGGTTGAACTGGATTTGAATTCCATCTGCCTTGAAGCTAGCCCAGTCTTCATGCTCAGCGctctcatcatcatcctctttctgtgcttcttctCTTTCCTCCTTCTTGTCTTGCTCTGTCTCAGTGATCTGGTCCTGCTCAGTCTCTGTGCATGGTGTTGCTTCTTTGTCGTCATCGCTGCAGATTGAAGTTGATGGGTTTTATAGGTTTGTTTAGTTCTGTGACATTATATACTTTGTAGATTTAGATAAGAAAAATTGGATGCAAATGTgtcaaaaaagcacaaaaaaacccaacatagcCTCTACAGCatgaatttgaaagaaaaaaatgaaataatgaaactggCAGGTTAAGGTTAATTGCAAACAAAACCAGAGCAGCaaggaaaacatctgttttaatCAATGATTCATATCTGCATTCAACTATtttgtttgagaaaacaaaatagttatAAATTGTTCTATAAGAAGGAAGTTTACCAAAACCTAAGACCCTGTGCAGAAATGTAGATTGACTTATTGCGACAGGAGTAGTTATAGGTAAATACAATCATACCTGGTAGCaatctcttcttttttatctACATAGGAAGAGGGCATCTCGGAGACTTCTATTTGCTCTtcagaagcagaaatattttctttctgttgttccTTGGGAACTTcaggctttttttcttctgctttcttttgCACTACATCATCCACTGGCACTGCTTTTTCCTTAGTTTCCTCTTCCTCTATTTGCTCCTCAGTAACAGCTTTAGCCTCACGTTCCTCAGCCACAGTAGCTTGGGAATCTTCATGCACATAGTCCACCAGATTGCAAGCGGGGGCCTGTGGTTGCTCGTCTTTAGGGGTCACCCCAGACTCCAGATCCAGCTGCAGAAACAACTGACCCATTTTTTCTGTGTTctctttgtttaatttctgcACTTCTTCAAGAAGCAAAGCCTGCTTCTTTGGTGAAATATTacctacacaaaaaaaaagaatttgaattaagTGTCTGACTCACAGTATATAATTTATACCTCTTCCATAAATAAGGAAgtcacaaataatttttaattaaggTTGCACTGATTTTGAGATTGGTTTCTGAGCTAGGATTTGACTGCTGCAAGAATTAACCATTATATTCTATTTCTTTAAGTACCTGCTGCATCTGGAGGCTTCATCTTCTTTTGAGCTTTGAGGCTCTTCTGGCCCAAACATGGTTTTTCTGCCCCATCTTTGCTCTTGTAATCTTTCccctgtgaaaaaataaataaataattattagatCTTGTAGCCTGGACAATATCTGCACTACATCAATTTTGATGTTTGTTACTATATTATTTATCTTTGCTTGTCAGATGTATGtttgtccaaaacaaaaattcagaaatctgccctaaaaagtttttctcactttgaaaaaatatatttttttaagaaataattttttattatatttttttaaaacatcaaaccaATAATATCCAGATAAACTGGTGCTGAGCCTCATAACATTAAGAACTAGGCACCACCCTTTATGTAATCATAAATGCAAAAGAATATAGAGTCAAGCAATGAAAAGATAAAGACGTTCTAGTATATGTACAGTTTGTAAGCACAAAAAACCTACAAAGCTTCCACATTTACGTGATGCGAGGAAATGCTTTGGTCCATGGAGCTTTATCTTGTAATGGGGCTGCAGAGAACTTGGCTGACATGCAGGAGTTATCTCTTGTTTCCATTTACTGGCTTTGCTAGAGGTAGTTTTCTAGTAAAAAGACAAGATGGAAATGCTTGGTAGGGTTGTAGCAGTGTACACAGAAGCGGTgcatttatcttatttttttatattgttgcaAACAGAACAGGCATTTAACTGAAGCAGCAGTGCTGTAAAGAAGTATTTGACCTCACAgatttcattagttttttttttctttatatctcaattaaatgtttcagatcattaaatatttaaatatttttttatatctgacaAAAATAGCCCGAGAAACCTAGAATAAAGAAATCACTTAATTAGAACCCAGCTCACAACATAACATAATATTCTCAAAAAGTCCCAAACGAAATATAGCTGCAAAGTCATCCGCAAGACTTTGGTATTCCAGCAAACCAAAGTGAAACTCTCTCCGGACCACTCATCCAGAAGGTCACAAAAAAACCTACAACATTTAAAGCAGCGCATTGCTCATCTACCTCAGTTAATCATCAAACAATAAGGAAGATCCTGGGCACAAATATTATCCACAGGAGAGCTTTGATTTGCTAGTGCAAAAGTATTTCTGTTATCCCTGAAacatttgggaaaatattccgtagactgatgagacaaaagtggaactttttgTAAGATATGTGTCTTGCTATATGCCTCCCTTCAGTTGTAAGTGCATAGGACAATGGTGTGGTATGGTTAGCCATAGGCGTTACACAACCAGTATTTTGATTGGGGGacataaaaatgtcacagaCTGCGACAAGCAAGTGATACACTATTATGGAGTCATGCTATGATAGTGTTatagacttagggtttaaccCTGCCTGCCCAGTCAGAGTCTAACCAGGCTGTGGCTTTAATCGATTCTTCCCCAATCAACAGATTCATCTCTATTTGCAGATTCTGTGCAGCTCCTCCGCATTTTTTGGAAACCACCTCAGGGCTGGTACAAGCTGGGCATTGTGAGCAACTCATTTGATTGTCAGCAGACTCTTTGATCCGTGGATGTACGTCACTGGATGAAAATTCCTCAAACATAAGCATCTCAACCACCATTTTCAATCTGCAACAAGACCGTCGTAGTTGGCAAGATGGTGAGCCACAAATCAATAAGAGAGAGACTTCTCAGACAATGGCCAAAAGGCGCTTTCCTGGTAAAAAATCAGCCGGGTAAAAACCAACTTCTTGTCTTACACTGTGCTTCTTATCGAGGGTCTGGGCTATCAGCTGTTGtgaaacgattgcttcctggaggtgtGGAGTGTGTTGAGGTTTTCAATTTTACACAATTGCTAAAGTCTGCCCGTGACATATGTAATACGTAGTTTGGTGTTAAGAAGCTTATCAGAAATTGCCTGCATTGTAatcaaccatcctccactgcagagagagagaagtgcTGATCCAAGCGGAGTGGCTGTTCATGTCatttcaatatttggaagcatggCCAAGACAGATTGAATTGCTTCGTTCATttcctccactgccattgctaaaactacagacagattgcaattctaaaacagtgcagaaaatcagCATAGTTGTTCACAACTACTCCTTCTGTTGGCTGATTGGCCCAGTAAAAAAATCTACCGGAGACAATCCGAGTCAaggggagaaagcccagactgtgcaagatttttttttcgaGCAGAATTGTCCAGGAAGGCAATGACCTGGCAAGTAACATGCGCAAACAGACATCAGAGCATTATCATCAGTGACTACAACTTCTTTTCTCATAACCTAAGTTTCCACATTCAGGTCCACATTCTTCTCATATTCACACCTATAGTGAGGAACACACTGCTAATGGAGACACACCCAACTTAGCTAGAAACTATTAGAGTGAGACCTGACAATGGAGAAGGGGCTATAGCATACCAATCTTCACCGAGCCATACCCTGCTGCTCAGTGGAAGTGAGATATAAGTTAATACTTGAATCCAAGTGAGATACTGTCtcaaaaaaatacagcaatatgcatgaaagcagaaagaaatctgtgacatactttttcacagcactgacTAAAAGTAGCATACAAGTACTGTAACTGTATAggtaaataacaaaaaacttgTTAATATGAAAGTTGACATAAAGGGCTGATGTTctcaaaaacataaagtcaCTTTCAATAAACACAATATGACAAATTGCAAAGACCTAACTGACTAGTGGCCACAGTTACTGGACATCAACATGCACATACTGGCTTATATAATGGCATGCCTCTGCTTATTCATGACTGATGGATAGGTAGCAGCAGGACAGTGAATTTATAGCTTATCACTTGTCGCACTCAACAGTGGAATGTGATGCTGACCCTGTGTGGAAAATATTACAAGCGATTGCAGGTTGTTCTCCAAATCTCCCAGCTGAATCGATGATACTAAACACTCTGATATCAggttgtgatggaaaaaaactcaTCTTGAACTTGAGGTGTCCCACATATGTTTTTCAACGATGAAGTTAACTGAGAGGGGATATGTTGCTAGTGTTAGGGTTCACTTAGAGACAGTTGTAATGAAACAGGGGTAAAGAAATGTAATTGGAAAACAAGGGAGTGTATTTAGAGGCCAAAgtaacatgaaataaatgttaaatatttcacaccTCTGAAGGTGGGATAGGATGAAGCCGCCACCTGACAAGCACTCTGACGACAACGGAAATTCACT
Protein-coding regions in this window:
- the LOC102217469 gene encoding myosin light chain kinase family member 4-like isoform X5, coding for MDQSISSHHGKDYKSKDGAEKPCLGQKSLKAQKKMKPPDAAGNISPKKQALLLEEVQKLNKENTEKMGQLFLQLDLESGVTPKDEQPQAPACNLVDYVHEDSQATVAEEREAKAVTEEQIEEEETKEKAVPVDDVVQKKAEEKKPEVPKEQQKENISASEEQIEVSEMPSSYVDKKEEIATSDDDKEATPCTETEQDQITETEQDKKEEREEAQKEDDDESAEHEDWASFKADGIQIQFNLKEKLEKGKLENADEKTTDDDQSERFFIDTTPPPAAPFNHRIVSAKPNQIRNFYTINWQEVLGGGRFGQVHKCVENSSGLTLAAKVIKARSQKEKDVVKNEIQVMNNLDHANLIQLYAAYESRNDIILVLEYVGGGELFDRIIDENYTLMELDAVVFIRQICEGLQHMHKMSILHLDLKPENILCVSRVTNKIKIIDFGLARIYKPREKLKVNFGTPEFLAPEVVNYDFVSFNTDMWSLGVITYMLLSGLCPFLGDDDNQTLNNILAVRWNFEEQEFADTSVEAKDFITRLLVINKTWRMGACEALRHPWLSDSVLHHRLYTKKNMCRSRRSSCVPLIDI
- the LOC102217469 gene encoding myosin light chain kinase 3-like isoform X4 is translated as MENLVLVGNIFLVNNICLVISYLWGKLLDFLCYRRRHTAFANQGKDYKSKDGAEKPCLGQKSLKAQKKMKPPDAAGNISPKKQALLLEEVQKLNKENTEKMGQLFLQLDLESGVTPKDEQPQAPACNLVDYVHEDSQATVAEEREAKAVTEEQIEEEETKEKAVPVDDVVQKKAEEKKPEVPKEQQKENISASEEQIEVSEMPSSYVDKKEEIATSDDDKEATPCTETEQDQITETEQDKKEEREEAQKEDDDESAEHEDWASFKADGIQIQFNLKEKLEKGKLENADEKTTDDDQSERFFIDTTPPPAAPFNHRIVSAKPNQIRNFYTINWQEVLGGGRFGQVHKCVENSSGLTLAAKVIKARSQKEKDVVKNEIQVMNNLDHANLIQLYAAYESRNDIILVLEYVGGGELFDRIIDENYTLMELDAVVFIRQICEGLQHMHKMSILHLDLKPENILCVSRVTNKIKIIDFGLARIYKPREKLKVNFGTPEFLAPEVVNYDFVSFNTDMWSLGVITYMLLSGLCPFLGDDDNQTLNNILAVRWNFEEQEFADTSVEAKDFITRLLVINKTWRMGACEALRHPWLSDSVLHHRLYTKKNMCRSRRSSCVPLIDI
- the LOC102217469 gene encoding myosin light chain kinase 2, skeletal/cardiac muscle-like isoform X3: MENLVLVGNIFLVNNICLVISYLWGKLLDFLCYRRRHTAFANQKTTSSKASKWKQEITPACQPSSLQPHYKIKLHGPKHFLASRKCGSFGKDYKSKDGAEKPCLGQKSLKAQKKMKPPDAAGNISPKKQALLLEEVQKLNKENTEKMGQLFLQLDLESGVTPKDEQPQAPACNLVDYVHEDSQATVAEEREAKAVTEEQIEEEETKEKAVPVDDVVQKKAEEKKPEVPKEQQKENISASEEQIEVSEMPSSYVDKKEEIATSDDDKEATPCTETEQDQITETEQDKKEEREEAQKEDDDESAEHEDWASFKADGIQIQFNLKEKLEKGKLENADEKTTDDDQSERFFIDTTPPPAAPFNHRIVSAKPNQIRNFYTINWQEVLGGGRFGQVHKCVENSSGLTLAAKVIKARSQKEKDVVKNEIQVMNNLDHANLIQLYAAYESRNDIILVLEYVGGGELFDRIIDENYTLMELDAVVFIRQICEGLQHMHKMSILHLDLKPENILCVSRVTNKIKIIDFGLARIYKPREKLKVNFGTPEFLAPEVVNYDFVSFNTDMWSLGVITYMLLSGLCPFLGDDDNQTLNNILAVRWNFEEQEFADTSVEAKDFITRLLVINKTWRMGACEALRHPWLSDSVLHHRLYTKKNMCRSRRSSCVPLIDI